The sequence below is a genomic window from Sorangiineae bacterium MSr12523.
GGGATCGAACACCGGGCACGCCCGCAGTTGCACCGGGTGTCGGTAGCCCGCCTCGACGGCGACACCCGGCCCCACCGGGAAGAAGGTGACGATGCCGGGGGTCGACTGCATGAGCGGCCGCATGCGCTCGGGGAGGTCTGGGACGCGCACGATGGTGCGGCGAATGGGCCCTTCGTCGAAGGCGCTCGCCGGCGGCCACTCGCCCACGGCCACCTCACCCTCGACGCGGGAGCGGACCAGGTAGTGAATCAGGGCGGGACCCAGCCCTGGTTCGGCCACGAGGTAACGCGTCCCGGGCGTGGTGTACGTCGAGGGATCGGCGTGCGGCATGAGGCGCAGGAGGAGCGCCCGCAGCTCGATGAGCCGTTCGAACTCGTACGCTTGCGTGAAGCGGTCGTGGTACAGCGAAAGCGCCGCATCGGTCGCCAGGAGCTGCGACGTGTCGTACCCAAAGGGAGCCGCGGCATCGCGGTACTGCACGAAGTGCCGGTTGGTCCCGGTGAAGGTGAACCCGCCAGTGAGGCGGGCCGTCTCGGCCATGCGATCCATTCTGTCGCTCGACTCGGCGGCGAACGACAGGGTCATCTCCCGCGTTCCCAACTTGGAGCGCACCAGCTGAATCTCGAGGCTGGGCATGAGGTCCTCGAGCGAGTGCTCTTGCGTGTACACTGCAAGCAACGCCACGAGCCGATCGATGGACGGCAGAAGCACGAGCCCCTTGGCGCCGAGCGCAACACCCTTGGCATCCAACCCGAGCCCGGGTGTCCTCAGTCGAGTCTGGTGAAGCGCAATCCGCTCGAGCATCGAGCCCCGAGCGTAGCATGCTGCCGCTTTGGTGTTGTTAGCCGGGGCACTGCGCCCGGTTACAGTCTTGGCTGGAGTCGCACGGCGCTCCAAAGCGATGCGATGAGCACGTGATCGCCCGCAATGATGCGGTAGTACACGTAACAGCGCGTTCGTGCCATCAACACGCGATGGTACGTGCGGCCGCTTTCGGCAAGAAAGACCGTTCCTCTTTCCGGCGCACTTCGGATCCGGTCGAGCGCGGCTCGAAATTCGTCTGCGAAGAGCTGTGGAGCAGCAATACGGTGTTCGCGCCACCACTGCTCACGCCGCGCAAGCTCGCGCATCGCGCGAGGCGAGAGCTCCAGTCTCACCGACTCGCTCGCAGCGTCGCCCAGAGCTGCTCTTCGCTTACGCCACCCATTTCCGCGTATTCTCTCTCTGCCGCTTCGAGTTCCGCGTTCAGGGCGACTCGCTCTTCGTCGTCCAGATCCTCCCCGTCGATGCAGGCTGGCC
It includes:
- a CDS encoding type II toxin-antitoxin system RelE/ParE family toxin: MRLELSPRAMRELARREQWWREHRIAAPQLFADEFRAALDRIRSAPERGTVFLAESGRTYHRVLMARTRCYVYYRIIAGDHVLIASLWSAVRLQPRL